The Gemmatimonadaceae bacterium genome contains the following window.
TCGACGCTGATCTGGAACTCGTTGATCGAGCAGTTGGAGCGCTGGGTGGACCGCCTGCCCTTCGTGCGCATCCTCTACAACTCGACGAAGGACCTGCTCGACGCCTTCGTGGGCGAGAAGCGCCGCTTCGACAGTCCCGTGTTGGTGCAGCTCTCGGCGGACGGCGCGGTGCGCTCGTTTGGCTTCATCACGCAGCAGACGCTCGCGCGTCTCGGCCTGGAGCAGGACGTCGCCGTGTACTTCCCGCAGTCGTACAACTTCGCGGGACAGTTGGTGGTGGTACCGGCCAGTCGGGTCACGCGGCTGGACGCGGTGAGCTCGGACGTGCTGGCGTTCATCGTGTCCGGCGGGGTCACGGACGTGCCGGCGGCCAAGCAGGCGTGAGGCACAGGGGCCGGTCGCACCCAAGGCGGCCGGACCGGCAGATCCGAGCCATCCGACCCAGCATTTACTTGACTTGACGCCGCTGCCCTCTAGGATACGCGGGTCGCGCGTGCGCATCGGGTCCGCCGCGTGATGACGGTCGCGCCGCGCGCGACTGCCCCCCTTCTCGACCCTGTGCGACGGATCGCGCCCTCCCAATGAGCGTTTCCAGCACCCGTGGCAACTGGGGCTCTCGCCTCGGCTTCATCCTCGCCGCCGCCGGTTCGGCGGTCGGCCTCGGCAACATCTGGGGCTTCCCGATGCAGGTCGGCCGCGGTGGCGGCGCGATCTTCGTGCTGCTCTACCTGGCCTGCGTGTTCCTGATCTGCTTTCCGATCATGATCGCCGAGCTGGCGCTGGGCCGCTCCTCGGGCAAGTCGCCGATCGAGGCCTTCGCGGTCACGAAGCCCAAGACGCCGTGGTGGATCGTCGGGTCGCTGGGCGTGCTGGCCGGCGTCGGCATCCTGTCGTTCTATGCCGTGATTGCCGGCTGGACGATCTCCTACATCTATTTCTCCGCGACCGGCGCGGTCGGTGTGTCGCCGGGCGAGATCGGTCAGTTCTTCGGCTCCTACGTCGCACGCGGCGGCATCAACGTGACGATGTCGCTGGCGGTGCTGGTGCTCACAGCGGTGGTGCTGCTGGGCGGCGTGCAGAAGGGCATCGAGCGCGCCTCCAAGGTGATGATGCCGGCGCTGCTCGGTCTGCTGGTGCTGCTGGCCATCCGGGCGTTCATGCTGCCGGGCGCCGAGGCGGGCATCGCGTACTACCTCAAGCCGGACCTCTCGCAGCTCGGCAACATCCAAATGATCAACGGGGCGCTGGGCCAGGCCTTCTTCTCGTTGTCGCTGGGTATGGGCTGCATGATCACCTACGGCAGCTACCTCGCGAAGACGGAGAACGCGGTGACTTCCGCGGCGTGGGTGGCGAGCCTCGATACGCTCGTCGCGCTGCTTGCCGGCTTCATCATCTTCCCGGCCGGCTTCTCGATCGTCGGCTTTGATCCCTCCGCCAGCGGCCCCGGCCTGATCTTCGCCGTGCTGCCGCAGCTGTTTGCCACGATGCCGGGTGGCCACCTCTTCGGTGCGGCCTTCTTCCTGCTGTTGGGGCTCGCCGCGCTCACGAGCACGATCTCGCTGCTCGAGGTGCCGACGGCGGCGCTGGTGGACCGCGGCTGGGACCGCAAGAAGGCCGTGGGCGGCCTGACGCTGCTCATCACGCTGCTGGCGGTGCCCTCCGTGCTCTCGCAGGGTGCGGTGCCTGCACTCGGCTCGCTGCCGGTGGTGGAGATGGATTTCCTCACC
Protein-coding sequences here:
- a CDS encoding DUF502 domain-containing protein, which produces MPTPMSRLATYFLRGLVLTVPLAVTVAVCLVILRTIDGWLGLPLPGAGLVLTLAAITLVGFLGSTLIWNSLIEQLERWVDRLPFVRILYNSTKDLLDAFVGEKRRFDSPVLVQLSADGAVRSFGFITQQTLARLGLEQDVAVYFPQSYNFAGQLVVVPASRVTRLDAVSSDVLAFIVSGGVTDVPAAKQA
- a CDS encoding sodium-dependent transporter, with product MSVSSTRGNWGSRLGFILAAAGSAVGLGNIWGFPMQVGRGGGAIFVLLYLACVFLICFPIMIAELALGRSSGKSPIEAFAVTKPKTPWWIVGSLGVLAGVGILSFYAVIAGWTISYIYFSATGAVGVSPGEIGQFFGSYVARGGINVTMSLAVLVLTAVVLLGGVQKGIERASKVMMPALLGLLVLLAIRAFMLPGAEAGIAYYLKPDLSQLGNIQMINGALGQAFFSLSLGMGCMITYGSYLAKTENAVTSAAWVASLDTLVALLAGFIIFPAGFSIVGFDPSASGPGLIFAVLPQLFATMPGGHLFGAAFFLLLGLAALTSTISLLEVPTAALVDRGWDRKKAVGGLTLLITLLAVPSVLSQGAVPALGSLPVVEMDFLTLMATVWNNWALPIGGLLISIFVGWVWGADKALAELTSNGAKFPGAAAWVFLIKYVSPLAILFVIVMTARGMFAG